The following proteins are co-located in the Paenibacillus sp. FSL H8-0079 genome:
- a CDS encoding DUF3169 family protein, translating into MKNSSSSSIKKRLRLPLYAAGGAVVGFIGANGVRKVPSDLNWTLSVYYDYDLLFAILAALVVVMMLWNIFSLSRTPSVPPMEEETYGESDSLISPAERSLGKAMILSGFSVIVAFTWAALALSLYASNRNMPNYPELFNLVNLVASCISIIIVVVVQTLTVKRYNRYYPERTLDLNSRNMKKDHFEKLDEGEKWLVYRAAYRSFQMMNVLLGVGMVSMVLYSMLFTFAPFPIVMLSIIWIANIGIYYRETYRASNQ; encoded by the coding sequence TTGAAAAATTCATCATCCTCATCCATTAAAAAGCGGTTGCGTCTTCCCTTGTATGCAGCAGGTGGCGCTGTAGTTGGTTTTATCGGAGCTAACGGGGTCCGCAAAGTCCCTTCTGATCTGAACTGGACTCTATCCGTGTACTATGACTATGATCTTTTATTCGCAATCCTTGCGGCTCTTGTGGTAGTTATGATGTTGTGGAACATATTCAGTCTCTCCCGCACGCCATCTGTTCCTCCGATGGAAGAAGAAACTTATGGAGAGTCTGATTCACTCATCTCTCCCGCAGAGCGCTCCCTCGGAAAAGCGATGATTCTCAGCGGATTCAGTGTTATTGTTGCGTTTACCTGGGCAGCACTGGCCTTGTCCTTGTACGCATCCAACAGAAACATGCCGAATTATCCAGAACTGTTTAACCTCGTGAATCTCGTTGCTTCGTGTATCTCTATTATCATCGTCGTGGTAGTGCAAACTCTGACTGTGAAGCGATACAACCGTTATTATCCTGAACGTACTCTGGATCTGAACTCGCGCAATATGAAGAAGGATCATTTTGAGAAGCTGGATGAAGGCGAGAAATGGCTTGTGTATCGCGCAGCCTATCGTTCTTTTCAGATGATGAATGTACTTCTTGGTGTCGGAATGGTCTCTATGGTTCTATATTCGATGCTCTTTACCTTTGCTCCATTCCCAATTGTAATGCTCTCTATTATCTGGATTGCCAACATCGGAATCTATTATCGTGAAACCTATCGTGCGAGTAATCAGTAA
- the alr gene encoding alanine racemase encodes MQGQYRPTQAEINLDHLCTNVEAFREALPQGMKFLACVKANAYGHGAVETARELERVGVDYLSVAFLDEALELRQYGITIPILVLGYTPPEGIAVAWKHDVTITLFSREVLDAIRHLDASTFANQLKVHIKIDSGMGRLGLLPGDEALAFIEEVASLDQVMLEGMFTHFAKADEEDKTYTLEQYRRFQSVVHALRDQGCVIPIIHTANSAAAIDTPELSYDMVRVGISLYGLYPSAQVNHQVVKLSPVLTLKTKAVLVKTLPPHWGISYGTRYVTQGHERIATLPIGYADGFSRMLTGKAQVLVRGRRVPVVGTICMDQCMVSLQSFAEEAEEIQVGEEVVLIGHQSGGVITADEVAIQLGTIAYEVICMMAHRIPRVYTRDSAVVARINPLLTS; translated from the coding sequence GTGCAAGGACAATATCGGCCGACCCAAGCGGAAATCAATTTGGATCATTTGTGTACTAACGTAGAAGCTTTCCGCGAGGCATTGCCTCAGGGCATGAAATTCCTCGCTTGTGTGAAGGCCAATGCCTATGGACACGGAGCGGTGGAGACGGCTAGAGAACTGGAACGAGTGGGTGTGGATTACTTAAGTGTTGCTTTTCTTGACGAAGCTCTGGAACTGCGACAATATGGGATTACGATTCCAATTCTGGTATTGGGTTATACACCGCCTGAAGGGATCGCTGTTGCTTGGAAACATGATGTGACCATCACGCTGTTTAGCAGGGAAGTGCTTGATGCCATTCGACATCTGGATGCGAGCACATTCGCTAACCAACTGAAGGTTCATATCAAAATCGACAGCGGCATGGGCCGATTAGGTCTGTTGCCTGGCGATGAGGCATTGGCTTTCATAGAGGAAGTGGCCTCGCTTGATCAGGTGATGTTGGAAGGCATGTTTACCCATTTTGCCAAAGCGGATGAAGAAGACAAAACCTATACACTGGAGCAGTATCGACGGTTCCAAAGCGTGGTTCATGCGCTCAGGGATCAGGGATGTGTCATCCCGATTATACATACGGCGAACAGCGCCGCTGCCATTGATACACCGGAATTATCCTATGACATGGTACGTGTAGGAATCAGCCTGTACGGATTGTATCCTTCGGCTCAGGTGAATCATCAGGTGGTGAAGCTGTCCCCGGTATTGACGCTGAAGACGAAGGCGGTTCTGGTCAAAACACTGCCACCCCATTGGGGGATCAGTTACGGAACCCGATATGTTACACAAGGGCACGAACGAATAGCGACCCTGCCGATCGGCTATGCAGACGGATTCTCAAGAATGCTGACAGGTAAAGCACAAGTGCTTGTGCGCGGTCGCCGCGTTCCTGTCGTTGGTACGATCTGCATGGATCAGTGTATGGTGTCGTTACAATCTTTCGCGGAAGAAGCGGAAGAAATTCAAGTCGGCGAAGAGGTTGTCCTCATCGGTCATCAGTCTGGTGGCGTTATAACCGCAGACGAGGTGGCAATCCAGCTCGGTACGATTGCTTATGAAGTGATCTGCATGATGGCGCACCGCATTCCACGGGTCTATACCCGTGACAGCGCAGTAGTCGCCAGAATCAATCCACTTTTGACATCCTGA
- a CDS encoding ribbon-helix-helix protein, CopG family codes for MANLQNTKRIMISLPDYLLQEVDGIVALENSNRSELIRQAMKLYLTERKKRYIRETMQRGYMEMAKINLTMASEAFHAEEDADSTLDRLVSGV; via the coding sequence GTGGCCAACTTGCAGAACACCAAGCGGATCATGATCAGTTTACCTGATTATCTTTTGCAGGAAGTGGATGGCATCGTAGCGCTGGAGAATTCCAACCGCAGCGAATTGATTAGGCAGGCTATGAAGCTGTATTTGACGGAGCGTAAGAAACGTTACATCCGTGAAACGATGCAGCGCGGGTACATGGAGATGGCAAAAATTAATCTGACCATGGCATCCGAAGCCTTTCATGCGGAGGAAGATGCGGACAGCACTCTGGACCGCTTAGTTAGCGGGGTGTAG
- a CDS encoding serine hydrolase, which yields MTITQLRASLEGLDEFITEQLQLWKGVGTAVAVIHKDEVIWQKGYGYRDLESKLEVTANTLFAIGSCTKAFTATTAAMLVDQGILDWDAPVKTYMKDFRMFDPVATERLTIRDMLCHRSGLPRHELVWYNSPRTREELVRTLQYLEPNQDFRNKWQYQNLMYMTAGYLVGQLKENSWEEVVQKSIFDPLGMNSSLFSVDEMQLQTDYACPYMEQEGQHTRIPFRAIDAVGPAGSINSNLVDMIAWLQFQLHSGQWKGQSLISKEQMKVMHSPQMACDSAFNSKELPVGTYGLGWMIEPYRGHAMIHHGGGIDGFTSQVAFLPEEQIGIVVLSNTNGSVIPYTVAFHIMDRLLGLEPVNWSSRMSKLMGKEPAETETNPENSSELSIQPETDVEETVEEPQVAPCDRALTAYAGIYTHPGYGEMSIQETTNGLQATFNAIEMPMEYTGKDTFSVEFVLFGLKITYTFNLNESSEVAQSISIPLLLEPGTKPIEFIRVS from the coding sequence ATGACGATAACTCAGCTTCGCGCTTCACTGGAAGGACTGGACGAATTCATCACCGAGCAACTTCAACTATGGAAAGGTGTCGGCACTGCAGTGGCTGTAATACATAAGGATGAGGTCATCTGGCAAAAAGGCTACGGGTACCGTGATCTGGAGTCTAAACTTGAAGTTACCGCCAATACACTGTTTGCCATCGGTTCATGTACCAAAGCCTTTACGGCAACAACTGCTGCCATGCTGGTGGATCAGGGGATACTCGACTGGGATGCACCTGTGAAGACATATATGAAAGACTTCCGAATGTTCGATCCGGTCGCAACAGAACGTCTCACCATTCGCGACATGTTGTGTCATCGCTCCGGCCTTCCAAGACATGAGTTGGTATGGTACAACTCCCCACGTACAAGAGAAGAGCTTGTTCGTACATTACAGTACCTGGAGCCGAATCAGGATTTCCGAAACAAATGGCAGTATCAGAATCTGATGTACATGACGGCAGGTTATCTGGTTGGACAATTGAAAGAAAATTCGTGGGAAGAAGTTGTTCAAAAATCTATATTTGACCCGCTAGGTATGAACTCAAGCCTGTTCTCTGTCGATGAGATGCAGCTTCAGACTGACTATGCCTGTCCTTATATGGAACAGGAAGGTCAGCATACAAGAATACCATTTCGAGCTATTGACGCTGTTGGCCCTGCCGGCTCTATTAACAGTAATCTGGTCGACATGATCGCATGGCTTCAGTTCCAATTGCATTCAGGACAGTGGAAAGGACAATCATTGATCTCCAAGGAACAAATGAAGGTTATGCACAGTCCTCAGATGGCTTGTGATTCAGCATTCAACAGCAAAGAGCTACCTGTGGGTACATACGGTCTGGGTTGGATGATCGAGCCGTATCGTGGACATGCCATGATTCATCATGGCGGGGGGATTGACGGCTTTACGTCACAGGTTGCCTTTTTGCCAGAGGAGCAGATCGGGATCGTAGTACTGAGCAATACCAACGGAAGTGTTATTCCATATACAGTTGCTTTTCATATCATGGACCGACTGCTTGGATTGGAACCCGTCAATTGGAGTTCCAGAATGAGCAAATTAATGGGGAAAGAACCGGCAGAAACAGAGACTAATCCGGAGAATTCTTCGGAATTATCTATTCAACCAGAAACTGACGTTGAGGAAACCGTTGAAGAACCTCAAGTCGCTCCGTGCGATCGTGCTCTCACCGCTTATGCGGGTATTTACACGCATCCTGGTTATGGCGAAATGTCCATTCAGGAAACAACGAACGGGTTGCAGGCAACTTTTAACGCCATCGAAATGCCTATGGAATACACTGGAAAAGATACGTTTTCGGTCGAATTTGTGTTATTCGGTCTGAAGATTACGTATACGTTCAACCTGAATGAATCATCAGAAGTTGCTCAATCCATCTCCATTCCTTTGTTGCTTGAGCCGGGTACGAAGCCTATTGAATTCATCAGAGTTTCGTAA
- a CDS encoding ABC transporter substrate-binding protein translates to MDVSEHYIQLRLNFLHVHEKQEVHTTVGELADHLCCTMRNMNLIMNKFKENGWVMWNPQRGRGKKSILVFCVPLLEVARERFDHLLNGNRIEDAYELASTLPITMREHLMQQMQHQFGLHSNEGARGRMDTLRIPQNTPFKTLDPTQTAMWGEVFIIAEVFDRLVRYNAERQVCEPSLAMAWESHADGREWTFYLHKGIPFHHGRILDAEDVKFTFDRIISDRSNPSRPLFGSIESIEAYDQLTVRFVLNKPNFMFPDLMSSMCASILPRDVEMNPLHPIGTGPYRLTRHNSKLLVLEVFLAYFRGRAYVDRVEVWQLPHSAKAESIIKHDLFPDTQPRAVQHEMQGGVYMTFNMQKKGPQHDVNFRLAVQLLLNAHELSEALGSTNTQAAYSLIRERVQNQHLTESPDQGEPWKQQSERLDQPEGSPKSATLIESSLAQASALLRRSSYQGQILDLWVEEGEKMEADMIWFAERCEQIGLHICIIPGDPVHAVYQDGFRDCDLIYTGEVFDDHVVLSLVTMYTFQNTLFLIAMNDYWRHELEQECGRVVMIQEPAERLNRLIQLEDRLIQEALLLPTYSFKEEHAHHSSLRGYHVAGHGLPDLRRLWVKRRPGTAEEDTSYPVYIPLW, encoded by the coding sequence ATGGACGTATCAGAACATTACATTCAATTGCGATTGAACTTTCTGCATGTGCATGAGAAACAAGAAGTACATACAACGGTAGGTGAACTCGCCGATCATTTATGTTGTACCATGCGTAACATGAACCTCATTATGAACAAATTCAAGGAGAACGGATGGGTCATGTGGAACCCGCAGCGCGGCAGAGGCAAAAAATCGATACTTGTCTTTTGCGTACCGCTGCTTGAAGTGGCTCGTGAACGATTTGACCATCTCCTGAATGGGAACAGGATCGAGGACGCCTATGAACTGGCCTCCACCTTACCAATTACGATGCGAGAACATCTGATGCAGCAAATGCAGCATCAATTCGGTCTGCATTCGAACGAGGGAGCCAGAGGGCGAATGGATACATTACGGATTCCGCAGAATACACCGTTTAAGACACTGGACCCAACGCAGACGGCGATGTGGGGAGAAGTTTTCATCATTGCAGAGGTGTTCGATCGTTTGGTTCGCTATAATGCTGAACGCCAAGTCTGCGAGCCGAGTCTGGCTATGGCATGGGAGAGTCATGCGGATGGAAGGGAATGGACCTTTTATCTGCACAAAGGCATACCTTTTCATCATGGAAGGATTCTCGATGCAGAGGACGTCAAGTTTACCTTTGATCGTATTATCTCTGACAGGAGTAATCCTTCCAGGCCGCTGTTTGGTTCGATTGAGAGCATAGAGGCGTATGACCAGTTGACTGTACGTTTTGTGTTGAATAAGCCAAACTTCATGTTCCCGGATCTGATGAGCAGTATGTGTGCATCTATCCTGCCTAGAGATGTGGAGATGAACCCGCTTCATCCGATTGGAACAGGACCTTATCGATTGACTCGTCATAATTCGAAACTGCTTGTGCTTGAGGTGTTCCTTGCCTATTTCAGAGGACGGGCTTATGTGGATCGTGTTGAAGTGTGGCAGCTCCCTCACTCAGCAAAGGCGGAGTCCATCATCAAGCATGATTTATTTCCGGATACACAACCTCGTGCCGTACAGCATGAGATGCAGGGCGGTGTGTATATGACGTTTAATATGCAAAAGAAAGGGCCACAGCATGATGTGAATTTTCGCCTGGCTGTCCAACTGCTATTGAATGCACATGAGTTGTCGGAAGCGCTTGGGAGCACAAACACGCAGGCTGCCTATAGTCTGATTCGAGAACGAGTTCAGAACCAGCATCTAACGGAGAGCCCGGATCAAGGGGAGCCGTGGAAACAGCAATCGGAAAGATTGGATCAACCAGAAGGTTCCCCAAAATCAGCAACTTTAATAGAGTCTTCACTGGCGCAGGCCTCAGCATTATTACGTCGTAGCTCTTACCAGGGGCAGATATTAGATCTGTGGGTGGAAGAAGGAGAGAAGATGGAGGCAGACATGATCTGGTTTGCAGAGAGATGTGAACAGATTGGCTTACATATATGCATTATTCCGGGAGACCCGGTCCATGCAGTCTATCAAGATGGATTCAGGGATTGTGATCTGATCTATACAGGAGAAGTGTTCGATGATCATGTCGTGCTGAGTCTGGTGACGATGTATACATTCCAGAACACGTTATTCCTGATTGCGATGAATGATTACTGGAGACATGAACTGGAACAGGAATGCGGACGAGTGGTCATGATCCAGGAACCAGCGGAGCGGTTGAATAGATTGATTCAGCTGGAAGATCGACTTATTCAGGAGGCGTTGCTTCTGCCTACGTACAGCTTCAAGGAAGAACATGCGCATCATTCTTCTCTGCGTGGTTATCACGTTGCGGGGCATGGTCTGCCTGATCTGCGCCGATTGTGGGTGAAGAGAAGACCTGGTACCGCTGAAGAGGATACGAGTTATCCGGTGTATATTCCGTTGTGGTAG
- a CDS encoding MFS transporter: MKYADLHLNIRIRIITDFFTDLTQKSIIPFMAIYLSVQIGAGLAGLLLMVNIVVSMIVGLWAGYWSDRIGRKKLMVIAQSLQVVALLCLASANSPWMDSIIVTCVMFLLSSLSSGITVPIANAMIVDVSSEHERHYVYGLQYWTTNVAVTFGALMGGLFFESFRFLLFSLVCLESMVSLFILVFMVRETMDKRAISSTKHSKGSGPSTRLMEADAPIQKNILNTYWAVFQDKRFMVFFMATVLSVSLEFQLDKYIAVRLKSEFTAQLFGSDISGLHLSHPLYC; this comes from the coding sequence ATGAAATACGCCGATTTGCACCTGAACATCAGGATACGCATCATTACTGATTTTTTCACCGATCTAACCCAGAAGTCCATCATTCCATTCATGGCGATCTATCTGAGTGTTCAGATTGGCGCAGGCTTGGCGGGGTTATTGCTGATGGTCAATATTGTGGTTTCCATGATTGTGGGGTTGTGGGCAGGATATTGGTCTGACCGAATTGGACGAAAGAAATTAATGGTGATCGCACAAAGTCTGCAGGTCGTGGCTCTACTATGCTTGGCCAGCGCCAACTCGCCGTGGATGGATTCGATCATCGTCACTTGTGTCATGTTTCTGCTCAGCAGTCTCAGTTCAGGGATCACCGTCCCCATTGCTAATGCCATGATTGTCGATGTAAGCAGTGAACATGAACGCCATTATGTATACGGATTGCAATATTGGACAACAAACGTTGCTGTAACCTTTGGCGCACTGATGGGCGGACTATTTTTCGAATCATTTCGTTTTCTATTGTTCAGTCTGGTATGCCTAGAAAGTATGGTTTCTCTTTTTATTTTGGTCTTTATGGTTCGTGAAACAATGGATAAACGTGCAATTAGTAGTACAAAGCATTCCAAGGGTTCCGGTCCATCCACCAGACTAATGGAGGCAGATGCTCCAATCCAGAAGAACATACTGAACACATACTGGGCGGTCTTTCAAGACAAACGTTTTATGGTATTTTTCATGGCTACAGTACTTTCTGTCTCCCTGGAATTCCAGTTGGATAAATACATCGCTGTTCGTTTAAAAAGTGAATTCACCGCCCAACTGTTCGGCTCAGATATTTCAGGTCTGCATTTATCTCATCCGCTATACTGCTGA
- a CDS encoding type II toxin-antitoxin system PemK/MazF family toxin has translation MIVKRGDVFFADLSPVVGSEQGGVRPVLVIQNDIGNRFSPTCIVAAITAQIQKAKLPTHVEIDAAAHGFDRDSVILLEQIRTIDKQRLTDKITHLDEETMKLVNEALQISLGLIDF, from the coding sequence TTGATCGTAAAACGTGGTGACGTTTTTTTTGCGGATCTTTCTCCCGTTGTCGGTTCCGAGCAAGGCGGAGTCAGGCCGGTTCTGGTGATCCAGAATGATATCGGCAACCGGTTCAGTCCAACTTGTATTGTGGCGGCTATTACCGCCCAGATCCAGAAGGCAAAGCTGCCAACGCATGTGGAAATTGATGCGGCGGCACACGGCTTTGACCGGGACTCGGTTATTTTGCTCGAACAAATACGGACGATTGATAAGCAAAGGCTGACTGACAAGATTACCCATCTGGACGAGGAGACCATGAAATTGGTCAACGAAGCCTTACAGATCAGTCTTGGTTTAATCGATTTTTAA
- a CDS encoding DUF4367 domain-containing protein, with protein MRRISWMLAMVLVLSVLLAACGKKDAAAVVKDLNEVVGEMESYQGAGVMTLHTGDSPQQYKVEVWHQKPSYYRIALTNAKKDVTQIVLRNDEGVFVLTPSQNKSFRFQSDWPDNQGQVYLYETLIRSITGDTTRQFADEKESYVFDVAANYNTHALVRQKIWLNKSDYAPKQVEVSDSNANVVVDVKFDSFKFGAAFEKDAFDMQRNMTANTEEGGKTGTDSGVAPAEQTGNEGGKEPANPQTAPETDGAVTDGQSGVGVDTEQQGTEGAATGQEGEEPTLAEPEGADSFGVIQPTYAPEGVQLKDDQILEEAGDYSVMLRYEGTYNYTIFEARPQDRAVSLAPSRVLDLGFTLGMVSGDALQTLTWTTDGIEYRITSADLPDNEMVRIATSMQEESGK; from the coding sequence ATGCGCCGAATATCATGGATGCTTGCCATGGTATTGGTCTTATCGGTCTTGCTTGCCGCCTGCGGGAAGAAGGATGCGGCAGCTGTGGTCAAAGATCTGAACGAAGTCGTAGGAGAGATGGAAAGTTACCAGGGGGCAGGCGTGATGACGCTGCATACCGGAGATTCGCCGCAGCAGTACAAGGTCGAGGTATGGCATCAGAAGCCTTCCTATTATCGTATTGCGTTAACCAATGCCAAAAAGGATGTAACACAGATTGTCTTGCGTAACGATGAGGGTGTGTTTGTTCTGACGCCTAGCCAGAACAAGAGCTTCCGTTTCCAGAGCGACTGGCCAGATAACCAAGGACAGGTATATCTCTACGAAACATTGATTCGGAGCATTACTGGGGATACGACCCGTCAGTTTGCGGATGAGAAGGAGAGCTATGTTTTTGATGTAGCTGCCAATTATAATACACATGCACTCGTCAGACAGAAAATCTGGCTGAACAAATCGGATTACGCACCGAAACAGGTGGAGGTATCCGACTCCAATGCCAATGTGGTCGTGGATGTGAAGTTTGATTCCTTCAAATTCGGTGCTGCATTTGAGAAAGACGCCTTTGACATGCAACGTAACATGACAGCCAATACAGAAGAAGGCGGCAAAACAGGAACGGACTCTGGTGTGGCTCCTGCGGAGCAAACAGGTAATGAGGGCGGTAAAGAACCTGCCAATCCTCAGACTGCGCCAGAAACAGACGGCGCTGTCACTGATGGACAGTCGGGTGTAGGTGTTGACACAGAGCAGCAAGGTACAGAGGGTGCTGCAACAGGTCAGGAAGGCGAAGAGCCAACACTTGCAGAACCGGAAGGGGCAGACAGCTTCGGGGTGATTCAGCCGACCTATGCGCCGGAAGGCGTGCAGCTCAAGGATGATCAGATTCTGGAGGAAGCAGGAGACTATTCCGTCATGCTTCGTTATGAAGGAACATACAATTACACGATATTCGAAGCCAGACCGCAGGATCGTGCTGTGTCGCTTGCCCCATCCCGTGTACTGGATCTAGGATTCACACTAGGGATGGTCAGCGGAGATGCACTGCAGACACTGACATGGACGACAGATGGTATAGAATATCGGATCACCAGTGCCGACCTGCCTGATAACGAAATGGTACGTATTGCAACATCGATGCAAGAAGAGTCAGGCAAATGA
- a CDS encoding alpha-galactosidase, whose product MSIYINQEKLQFHLQTREASYVFQVLPSGYLVHLYYGKKLRDTDLSWLHVRTERASFSPNPVPEDRTISFDTLAVELPVYGTSDFRNPAIQLELENGSTVSEFTYTGHRLVKGKIALTGLPATYVESDEEAETLVIELEDRVAGIKIELSYTAFTAFNAITRSMRIVNESATSVNVVRALSSSVDFPHADYELLQLSGAWTRERDIVRRPLASGLQGIESRRGSSSHQQNPFIALMTPGTDEDQGEVYGFSLVYSGSFTAQAEVDQFHTTRVSLGINPFEFSWKLEPQEAFQTPETVMVYSGAGLDGMSQSYHELYRERLARGKFRNAERPVLVNNWEATYFGFNADKIEQIARAGQKLGIELFVLDDGWFGHRDSDNSSLGDWIVDKNKLPQGLDDLANRVTGLDMQFGLWFEPEMISPDSELYRAHPDWCLHVPDRRRTEGRQQLVLDFSRQDVRDEIVRMLTDVLGSAPITYVKWDMNRNMTEVGSALLPADRQRETAHRYMLGLYDVMERITSAFPNILFESCSGGGGRFDPGMLYYMPQTWTSDNTDAISRLRIQYGTSLVYPVSSMGSHISAVPNHQVNRITSLEIRGHVAMSGNFGYELDLTKFTEEENDIVKAQVELYKEIRGTVQYGTFRRLLSPFEGNETAWMFIAPDGSEAVVFYFRVLSEPNAPLQRLKLKGLDPNADYRLKGGSETFTGDALMYGGISVGSASGDYLSEMFRFERV is encoded by the coding sequence ATGAGTATTTATATCAATCAAGAGAAACTTCAGTTTCATTTACAGACCCGTGAGGCCAGTTACGTATTTCAGGTACTGCCTTCAGGATATTTGGTGCATTTGTATTATGGCAAAAAATTACGCGACACCGATCTGAGCTGGTTGCATGTACGGACAGAACGAGCATCTTTCAGTCCGAACCCGGTACCAGAGGACCGTACGATTTCATTTGATACATTGGCAGTGGAACTACCCGTGTATGGCACAAGTGATTTCCGTAATCCGGCTATCCAACTGGAACTTGAGAATGGCTCGACGGTTTCGGAGTTTACGTATACAGGCCATCGATTGGTCAAAGGAAAGATAGCGCTTACTGGTTTGCCAGCAACGTATGTTGAATCCGATGAAGAAGCAGAGACGCTGGTTATTGAGTTGGAAGACCGCGTTGCAGGCATCAAAATCGAGCTTTCCTATACAGCCTTTACGGCATTTAATGCAATTACACGCTCGATGCGTATCGTTAATGAGAGCGCTACCTCAGTGAATGTGGTGCGTGCGCTCAGTTCTTCTGTCGATTTCCCGCATGCAGATTATGAATTGTTGCAATTGTCAGGAGCTTGGACACGGGAACGTGATATCGTTCGCAGACCGCTTGCTTCAGGCTTGCAAGGGATTGAGAGCCGTCGTGGTTCAAGTAGTCACCAGCAGAATCCATTTATTGCGCTGATGACACCAGGCACGGATGAAGATCAGGGCGAAGTCTACGGATTCAGTCTCGTCTATAGCGGTAGCTTCACTGCACAGGCTGAAGTGGACCAGTTCCACACCACACGTGTATCGCTCGGGATCAACCCGTTCGAGTTCAGCTGGAAGCTGGAGCCACAAGAAGCGTTCCAGACACCGGAGACGGTTATGGTTTACTCAGGTGCAGGGCTGGATGGTATGTCTCAGTCCTACCACGAATTGTATCGGGAGCGTCTTGCGCGTGGTAAGTTCCGCAATGCGGAACGTCCGGTTCTGGTCAATAACTGGGAAGCGACTTATTTTGGATTCAATGCGGACAAGATTGAACAGATCGCTCGCGCCGGACAGAAGCTGGGTATTGAGTTGTTTGTCTTGGATGATGGCTGGTTTGGACACCGGGACAGCGACAATTCCTCGTTGGGCGACTGGATTGTAGATAAGAACAAACTGCCACAGGGACTGGATGATCTGGCTAACCGGGTAACAGGTCTGGACATGCAGTTCGGATTGTGGTTTGAGCCTGAGATGATCTCACCAGACAGTGAGCTGTACCGTGCACACCCAGACTGGTGTCTCCATGTGCCTGATCGTCGCCGGACAGAAGGACGTCAGCAACTGGTACTCGACTTCTCTCGTCAGGATGTACGTGATGAGATTGTACGCATGTTAACAGACGTACTTGGTTCTGCACCAATCACTTATGTGAAATGGGACATGAACCGCAATATGACGGAAGTGGGTTCTGCATTGCTTCCGGCAGATAGACAGCGTGAGACCGCGCATCGTTACATGCTGGGGTTGTATGACGTTATGGAACGAATCACTTCGGCATTCCCGAACATTCTGTTCGAGAGCTGTTCAGGTGGTGGTGGCCGCTTCGATCCAGGTATGCTGTATTACATGCCGCAGACATGGACAAGTGATAACACGGATGCGATCTCCCGTTTGCGGATTCAATATGGTACCAGTCTTGTGTATCCGGTGAGTTCCATGGGATCGCATATCTCAGCGGTACCGAATCATCAGGTCAACCGGATAACTTCACTTGAAATCCGGGGACATGTTGCGATGTCAGGCAACTTCGGGTACGAGCTGGACCTGACGAAATTCACGGAGGAAGAGAACGACATCGTGAAAGCGCAGGTTGAACTGTACAAAGAGATCCGTGGAACGGTTCAATATGGAACATTCCGCCGTTTGCTCAGTCCATTTGAAGGCAATGAGACAGCGTGGATGTTTATTGCACCAGACGGAAGCGAAGCCGTTGTATTCTACTTCCGCGTGCTCTCTGAGCCTAATGCGCCACTTCAGCGCCTGAAGCTGAAAGGATTGGACCCTAATGCGGATTACCGTCTGAAAGGCGGCTCTGAGACCTTTACCGGCGATGCCTTGATGTATGGTGGTATTTCGGTAGGCAGTGCATCAGGAGACTATCTGAGCGAAATGTTCCGGTTCGAGCGCGTCTAG
- a CDS encoding helix-turn-helix transcriptional regulator, whose protein sequence is MEELHNHVRELRARDRLSQAELAKLIGASRQTIALIERGDYSPSVVLALKIAHVFREPVEKIFELKGGD, encoded by the coding sequence GTGGAAGAATTACACAATCACGTTCGGGAGTTACGAGCCAGAGACCGGCTGTCCCAAGCGGAACTAGCCAAGCTCATTGGCGCATCCCGTCAAACCATTGCCCTGATTGAACGCGGAGACTATTCTCCGTCGGTTGTTCTGGCATTAAAAATAGCCCACGTCTTTCGTGAACCAGTCGAAAAAATCTTTGAGTTGAAAGGTGGAGATTAG